From the Billgrantia sulfidoxydans genome, one window contains:
- a CDS encoding winged helix-turn-helix domain-containing protein — MSAPNPSTPRLRVQLGRAIAIGPGKVQLLEAIAATGSISAAARQMGMSYRRAWLLVDTMNQCFKEPLVNTATGGKGGGGASLTPFGEDVLARYLRMQRIASEAVAEEMEAFAALLIASPTPS, encoded by the coding sequence GTGTCAGCCCCGAATCCGTCGACTCCTCGCCTGCGTGTCCAACTGGGCCGCGCCATCGCCATCGGCCCGGGCAAGGTCCAACTGCTCGAGGCCATCGCCGCGACCGGTTCGATCTCCGCGGCAGCCCGCCAGATGGGCATGAGCTATCGGCGCGCCTGGCTGCTGGTCGATACCATGAACCAGTGCTTCAAGGAGCCCCTGGTCAACACGGCCACCGGGGGCAAGGGCGGCGGAGGCGCCAGCCTCACCCCGTTCGGTGAGGACGTCCTGGCACGCTACCTGCGCATGCAGCGCATCGCCAGCGAGGCGGTGGCCGAGGAGATGGAGGCCTTCGCCGCTCTTCTGATCGCTTCGCCAACGCCTTCCTGA
- a CDS encoding universal stress protein gives MTEQVMAAIDGSQFSTGVCDYAAWASLALGAPLTFLHVVDNHPQTAEADLSGNIGLGSREHLLEELSQLDEQRAKVAQEQGRLMLRAACERAVEDGVDDPGTRQRNGTLVETLAELQDEIRLLVLGKRGETAHQASEHLGSNLERVVRALHRPILMVPETFTQPQRVMLAFDGSKTTRKGVEMLAKSPLFNGIPVHVVIVGAETGDNRSQLDWALATLREAGHEAEGAIRAGEVEETLRAYQEENAIDLVVMGAYGHSRIRHLLVGSTTTAMLRRARGPVLLLR, from the coding sequence ATGACAGAACAGGTAATGGCCGCCATCGACGGCTCGCAGTTCTCTACTGGGGTGTGCGACTACGCCGCCTGGGCCAGCCTGGCGCTCGGCGCGCCGCTGACCTTCCTCCACGTGGTGGACAACCACCCGCAGACCGCCGAGGCGGATCTCTCCGGCAACATCGGGCTGGGCTCCCGCGAGCACCTGCTCGAGGAGCTTTCGCAGCTCGACGAGCAGCGCGCCAAGGTGGCCCAGGAGCAGGGCCGGCTGATGCTCCGGGCGGCCTGCGAGCGTGCCGTCGAGGATGGCGTGGATGACCCCGGCACGCGCCAGCGCAACGGTACCCTGGTCGAGACGCTGGCCGAACTGCAGGACGAGATCCGCCTGCTGGTGCTGGGCAAGCGCGGCGAGACCGCCCACCAGGCCAGCGAGCACCTGGGCTCCAACCTGGAGCGGGTAGTGCGCGCCCTGCATCGGCCGATCCTGATGGTGCCGGAGACCTTCACGCAGCCTCAGCGGGTGATGCTCGCCTTCGACGGCAGCAAGACCACCCGCAAGGGCGTCGAGATGCTGGCCAAGAGCCCGCTGTTCAACGGCATCCCGGTGCACGTGGTGATCGTCGGCGCCGAGACCGGCGACAACCGCTCGCAGCTCGACTGGGCGCTGGCCACGCTGCGCGAGGCCGGCCACGAGGCCGAAGGGGCGATCCGTGCCGGCGAGGTCGAGGAGACCCTGCGCGCCTATCAGGAAGAGAACGCCATCGACCTAGTGGTGATGGGCGCCTACGGCCACTCGCGCATCCGCCACCTGCTGGTGGGCAGCACCACCACCGCCATGCTGCGCCGGGCCAGGGGGCCGGTGCTGCTGCTGCGCTGA
- a CDS encoding SulP family inorganic anion transporter produces MIRSIKQEWFSNLKGDSLAGIVVALALIPEAIAFSIIAGVDPKVGLYASFCIAVIIAFTGGRPGMISAATGAMALLMVTLVRDHGLEYLLAATLLTGGLQIVAGYLKLADLMRFVSRSVVTGFVNALAILIFMAQLPELTGVTWHVYAMTAAGLGIIYLFPYLPRIGKTIPSPLVCIVVLTAVYMASGMEIRTVGDMGELPDTLPVFLWPDVPLTLETLWIILPYSVMLAVVGLLESMMTATIVDDLTDTPSDKNRECKGQGIANIGAGLLGGMAGCAMIGQSVINVKSGGRGRLSTFVAGVVLLIMVVFLADWVSQIPMAALVAVMIMVSIGTFSWASIRDLRKHPMSTNLVMLATVAVTVGTHNLAIGVFVGVLLAAMFFANKVGNILYIGSEEADDGSRRIYRVVGQVFFASSERFGNAFDFKETVQKVTIDLSRAHFWDITAVQTLDRVVIKFRREGTEVELIGLNEASATIVDRYAIHDDPAAVEKLMGGH; encoded by the coding sequence ATGATCCGATCCATCAAGCAAGAGTGGTTCTCCAACCTCAAGGGCGACTCCCTCGCCGGTATCGTGGTCGCGCTGGCCCTGATTCCCGAGGCCATCGCCTTCTCCATCATCGCCGGCGTCGACCCCAAGGTGGGGCTCTACGCCTCCTTCTGTATCGCCGTGATCATTGCCTTCACCGGCGGTCGCCCGGGGATGATCTCGGCGGCCACCGGCGCCATGGCGCTGCTGATGGTGACCCTGGTGCGCGACCATGGCCTCGAGTACCTGCTGGCCGCGACCCTGCTCACCGGGGGGCTGCAGATCGTCGCCGGCTACCTCAAGCTGGCCGACCTGATGCGCTTCGTCTCGCGCTCGGTAGTCACTGGCTTCGTCAACGCCCTGGCGATCCTGATCTTCATGGCGCAGCTTCCCGAACTGACCGGCGTGACCTGGCACGTCTATGCCATGACGGCGGCCGGGCTCGGCATCATCTACCTGTTCCCCTACCTGCCCAGGATCGGCAAGACGATTCCCTCGCCGCTGGTGTGCATCGTGGTGCTCACCGCCGTCTACATGGCGAGCGGCATGGAGATCCGCACCGTGGGCGACATGGGCGAGCTGCCCGACACCCTGCCGGTGTTCCTGTGGCCCGACGTGCCGCTGACCCTCGAGACGCTGTGGATCATCCTGCCCTACTCGGTGATGCTCGCCGTGGTGGGCCTGCTGGAGTCGATGATGACCGCCACCATCGTCGACGACCTGACCGATACCCCGAGCGACAAGAACCGCGAGTGCAAGGGGCAGGGCATCGCCAATATCGGCGCCGGCCTGCTCGGCGGCATGGCCGGCTGTGCGATGATCGGCCAGTCGGTGATCAACGTGAAGTCGGGCGGCCGCGGGCGTCTCTCCACGTTCGTGGCCGGCGTGGTGCTACTGATCATGGTGGTGTTCCTCGCCGACTGGGTGTCGCAGATCCCCATGGCCGCGCTGGTGGCGGTGATGATCATGGTCTCCATCGGCACCTTCAGCTGGGCCTCGATCCGCGACCTCAGGAAGCACCCGATGAGCACCAACCTTGTCATGCTGGCCACCGTGGCGGTGACCGTGGGCACCCATAACCTGGCCATCGGCGTGTTCGTCGGTGTGCTGCTGGCGGCGATGTTCTTCGCCAACAAGGTCGGCAACATCCTCTACATCGGCTCCGAAGAGGCCGATGACGGCAGCCGTCGCATCTACCGGGTAGTCGGCCAGGTGTTCTTCGCTTCCTCGGAGCGCTTCGGCAATGCCTTCGACTTCAAGGAAACCGTGCAGAAGGTCACCATCGACCTGTCGCGCGCGCACTTCTGGGACATCACCGCCGTGCAGACGCTGGACCGGGTAGTGATCAAGTTCCGCCGTGAAGGCACCGAGGTGGAGCTGATCGGCCTCAACGAGGCCAGCGCCACCATCGTCGACCGCTACGCCATCCATGACGATCCGGCTGCCGTGGAAAAGTTGATGGGCGGCCATTGA
- a CDS encoding DMT family transporter, with the protein MFHSLSHRQQGLLLTGGGALIISPDALLIKLIGLPDSEILLWRGLLTALGFILLMLARHGAGTLAAYRRCGGTGIGVALLFSFSTFGFVLGNQYTKGGNVLMILAGAPLIAALLSRLFLGERLPRRTWLAIWLCLLGTSLIVLDDTGAGSWIGNGFALLAATALAANFTLCRTRPGVDMSPMLTLSGLIVAAVAALFGLAGGGIALPPADSLLLLVLLCLVLLPLGFTLIQRGPLYLPAAEVGLLMLLEVVVGTLWVWWILGERPAPVALIGGALVLGTLLAKGLYERRLERRLRGRGAAQRGL; encoded by the coding sequence TTGTTCCACTCCCTTTCACACCGCCAACAGGGGCTGTTGCTGACCGGTGGCGGTGCGCTGATCATTTCCCCCGACGCCCTGCTGATCAAGCTGATCGGTCTACCCGACAGCGAGATTCTGCTGTGGCGCGGGCTGCTGACCGCGCTGGGCTTCATCCTCCTCATGCTGGCGCGGCACGGGGCCGGCACGCTGGCGGCCTACCGCCGCTGCGGCGGGACCGGCATCGGCGTGGCGCTGCTGTTCAGTTTCTCCACCTTCGGCTTCGTGCTCGGCAACCAGTACACCAAGGGCGGCAACGTACTGATGATCCTGGCCGGGGCGCCGCTGATCGCCGCCTTGCTCTCGCGGCTGTTTCTCGGTGAGCGGCTGCCGCGGCGTACCTGGCTCGCCATCTGGCTGTGCCTGCTCGGTACCTCGCTGATCGTGCTCGACGATACCGGGGCGGGCTCGTGGATCGGCAACGGCTTCGCGCTGCTGGCGGCGACGGCGCTGGCCGCCAACTTCACCCTCTGCCGCACCCGCCCGGGCGTCGACATGAGCCCCATGCTGACCCTTTCCGGCCTGATCGTCGCGGCCGTGGCGGCACTGTTCGGCCTGGCCGGCGGCGGCATTGCGCTGCCGCCGGCCGATAGCCTGCTGCTGCTGGTACTGCTGTGCCTGGTGCTGCTGCCGCTGGGTTTCACCCTGATCCAGCGCGGGCCGCTCTACCTGCCGGCCGCCGAGGTGGGGCTGTTGATGCTGCTCGAGGTGGTGGTGGGCACCCTGTGGGTGTGGTGGATCCTCGGCGAGCGGCCGGCGCCGGTGGCGCTGATCGGCGGTGCCCTGGTGCTCGGCACGCTGCTGGCCAAGGGGCTCTATGAGCGCCGGCTGGAACGGCGCCTGCGGGGGCGGGGTGCAGCGCAGCGTGGTCTCTGA
- a CDS encoding slipin family protein → MMISYLVPVVLLFMLIAASIRILPEYKRGVIFFLGRFQSVKGPGLIIVIPGIQQMSVVDLRVITMDVPEQDVISQDNVTVKVNAVLYFRVVDPEKAIIQVENFTLATSQLAQTTLRSVLGKHDLDEMLSERDKLNDDIQEIIDTQTEEWGIKVANVEIKHVDLDESMIRAIARQAEAERERRAKVIHAEGELQASRKLVEAANVMAENSAALQLRYLQTMSDMSNKNASTIVFPLPMDIMEAFKHMQASPAAQARNAGTRPDDLGEG, encoded by the coding sequence ATGATGATTTCCTATCTCGTGCCGGTAGTGCTGCTGTTCATGCTGATCGCCGCGTCGATCCGCATTCTGCCGGAATACAAGCGTGGCGTGATCTTCTTCCTCGGTCGCTTCCAGTCGGTCAAGGGGCCGGGGCTGATCATCGTGATTCCCGGGATCCAGCAGATGAGCGTGGTCGACCTGCGCGTGATCACCATGGACGTGCCGGAGCAGGACGTCATTTCCCAGGACAACGTCACCGTCAAGGTCAACGCGGTGCTCTACTTCCGCGTGGTCGATCCGGAGAAGGCGATCATCCAGGTCGAGAACTTCACCCTCGCCACCAGTCAGCTGGCCCAGACCACGCTGCGCTCGGTGCTGGGCAAGCACGATCTCGACGAGATGCTCTCCGAGCGCGACAAGCTCAACGACGACATCCAGGAGATCATCGACACCCAGACCGAGGAGTGGGGCATCAAGGTGGCCAACGTCGAGATCAAGCATGTCGACCTGGACGAGAGCATGATTCGCGCCATCGCCCGCCAGGCCGAGGCCGAGCGAGAGCGGCGGGCCAAGGTGATTCACGCCGAGGGCGAGCTGCAAGCCTCCAGGAAGCTGGTCGAGGCGGCCAACGTGATGGCCGAGAACTCCGCCGCGCTGCAGCTGCGCTACCTGCAGACCATGAGCGACATGAGCAACAAGAACGCCTCGACCATCGTCTTCCCGCTGCCGATGGACATCATGGAGGCGTTCAAGCACATGCAGGCCTCGCCGGCCGCTCAGGCGCGCAACGCGGGAACGAGACCAGACGACTTGGGCGAAGGCTGA
- a CDS encoding NfeD family protein: MSVRRVVWFHRLVLWASFLCLLLGGGLLAWQSQAQENGRIALVMTVEGAIGPATGDYFERGLRRAAARDAELVIVQMDTPGGLDATMRSMIRAMLASQVPVAIYVSPSGGRAASAGTYLLYGSHVAAMAPSTHLGSATPVQMGGGGLPGMDDPAEEAPDEDAAGDGDEAAGDGAEAGDEQADTEPSPRRGETAMERKVLEDAVYYIRGLAERHGRNADWAEEAVREAVNLTSREALERGVIDVVASDIDDLLAQIDGRDVVMAGGERTLNTADLVIERFDPDWRTELLQVITNPNVAYFLMIIGFYGLIFELSNPGSLVPGTIGVISLLLALFAFQLLPINYAGLALILVGLGLIVGEALMPSFGILGMGGIVAFVIGSVMLMDSEQLAVSLPLIGGIALLAAGIMLWVLIRFAGLRRRPARTGQEQLVGSLGVAQEDFQGQGHVRLRGERWNARSSAALTRGQEVRVVAVEGLTLVVVPADRAAQ, translated from the coding sequence ATGAGCGTGCGCCGTGTCGTCTGGTTTCACCGTCTTGTGCTGTGGGCGAGCTTTCTGTGTCTGCTCCTTGGCGGTGGCCTGTTGGCATGGCAGAGCCAGGCTCAGGAGAATGGGCGCATCGCCCTGGTCATGACGGTGGAGGGCGCCATCGGGCCGGCTACCGGCGACTATTTCGAGCGCGGGTTGCGACGTGCCGCCGCTCGCGATGCCGAACTCGTCATCGTGCAGATGGACACCCCGGGCGGGCTCGATGCCACCATGCGCAGCATGATCCGCGCCATGCTGGCATCGCAGGTGCCCGTCGCCATCTACGTCTCTCCCAGCGGTGGGCGCGCCGCCAGCGCCGGCACCTACCTGCTCTACGGCAGCCACGTGGCCGCCATGGCCCCCTCGACCCACCTGGGATCGGCCACCCCGGTGCAGATGGGGGGCGGGGGGTTGCCCGGCATGGACGATCCCGCGGAGGAAGCTCCTGACGAGGACGCCGCCGGGGATGGCGACGAGGCCGCCGGGGATGGCGCCGAGGCCGGCGATGAGCAGGCGGACACCGAGCCGTCTCCCCGGCGCGGTGAGACCGCCATGGAGCGCAAGGTGCTCGAGGACGCCGTCTACTACATTCGCGGCCTGGCCGAGCGTCACGGCCGCAACGCCGACTGGGCCGAGGAGGCGGTGCGCGAGGCGGTCAACCTGACCTCCCGCGAGGCGCTCGAACGTGGCGTGATCGACGTGGTCGCCAGCGACATCGACGACCTGCTGGCCCAGATCGACGGGCGCGACGTGGTGATGGCGGGTGGCGAGCGCACCCTGAACACCGCAGACCTCGTCATCGAGCGCTTCGATCCCGACTGGCGCACCGAGCTGCTGCAGGTGATCACCAACCCCAACGTGGCCTACTTCCTGATGATCATCGGCTTCTACGGGCTGATCTTCGAGCTTTCCAACCCGGGCAGCCTGGTGCCGGGCACCATCGGGGTGATTTCGCTGCTGCTGGCGCTGTTCGCCTTCCAGCTGTTGCCGATCAACTATGCCGGTCTGGCGCTGATCCTGGTCGGGCTCGGCCTGATCGTGGGCGAGGCGCTGATGCCCAGCTTCGGCATTCTCGGCATGGGGGGGATCGTGGCTTTCGTGATCGGTTCGGTGATGCTGATGGACTCAGAACAGTTGGCGGTTTCCCTTCCCCTGATCGGCGGCATCGCCCTGCTGGCCGCGGGGATCATGCTGTGGGTATTGATCCGTTTCGCCGGTCTTCGCCGGCGGCCTGCCCGTACCGGCCAGGAGCAGCTCGTCGGCAGCCTTGGCGTGGCCCAGGAGGATTTTCAGGGGCAGGGCCATGTCCGCCTGAGGGGCGAGCGCTGGAATGCCCGCAGCAGTGCCGCCCTGACGCGCGGCCAGGAGGTGAGGGTGGTGGCGGTCGAGGGGCTGACGCTCGTGGTCGTGCCCGCCGATCGGGCGGCGCAGTAA
- a CDS encoding ABC transporter substrate-binding protein: protein MSLRLLRVLPLAAMLAHPLHAASALQEWESVLDEARGQTVYWHAWAGDTRINDYLDWVKRRVRDEHEVELVHVKIDDTGSAVSRVLAERSAGNHDDGSVDLVWLNGENFAAMKENDLLYGPFAEQLPNFSLTHPEHNPEVVTDFTLPTEGYESPWGKAQITFYYDAEALDEEPPRNMAQLLAWAEINPGRFTYPRIPDFLGSTFLKQALIALADDTDVLYEPVVQSDFEAVTAPLWEYLDALHPHLWRRGRQFPANGPELRRLMGDGELSLAFTFNPAEPAAAVADFELPESTRSYVLEGGTLGNVHFVAIPFNSPRRAGAMVVANFLLSPEAQARKQDLAVWGDPTVLDVTRLDAETRSLFEQESDNPALLPPEALAETLPEPHPSWMTALQDAWQARYVGR from the coding sequence ATGTCGCTGCGTCTACTTCGTGTCCTGCCATTGGCTGCCATGCTCGCCCACCCACTCCACGCAGCCTCCGCCCTGCAGGAATGGGAGAGCGTGCTCGACGAAGCCCGCGGCCAGACCGTCTACTGGCACGCCTGGGCCGGCGACACGCGGATCAACGACTATCTCGACTGGGTCAAGCGCCGGGTCAGGGACGAGCATGAGGTCGAACTGGTGCACGTCAAGATCGACGACACCGGCTCCGCCGTCTCCCGGGTCTTGGCCGAGCGCAGCGCGGGCAATCACGACGACGGCAGCGTCGACCTGGTCTGGCTCAACGGCGAGAACTTCGCCGCCATGAAAGAGAACGACCTGCTGTACGGCCCCTTCGCCGAGCAGTTACCGAATTTTTCCCTGACCCATCCTGAGCACAACCCCGAGGTGGTGACCGACTTCACGCTGCCCACGGAAGGCTATGAGTCGCCCTGGGGCAAGGCGCAGATCACCTTCTACTACGACGCGGAGGCACTCGATGAGGAGCCGCCGCGCAACATGGCGCAGCTGCTCGCCTGGGCCGAGATCAACCCGGGGCGCTTCACCTATCCGCGCATACCCGACTTCCTCGGCAGCACCTTCCTCAAGCAGGCGCTCATTGCCCTGGCCGACGACACCGATGTGCTCTACGAACCGGTCGTGCAGAGCGATTTCGAGGCCGTTACCGCGCCGCTGTGGGAATACCTGGATGCCCTGCATCCCCACCTGTGGCGCCGCGGCCGGCAGTTTCCCGCCAATGGCCCCGAGCTGCGTCGCCTGATGGGCGACGGCGAACTGTCCCTGGCCTTCACCTTCAACCCGGCGGAGCCGGCCGCCGCCGTGGCCGACTTCGAGCTGCCCGAGTCGACCCGCAGCTACGTCCTTGAGGGCGGCACCCTGGGCAACGTGCACTTCGTCGCCATTCCGTTCAATTCGCCCCGCCGGGCCGGCGCCATGGTCGTGGCCAACTTCCTGCTCTCGCCCGAGGCCCAGGCACGCAAGCAGGACCTCGCGGTATGGGGTGACCCCACCGTACTCGACGTGACACGCCTCGACGCCGAGACCCGTTCCTTGTTCGAGCAGGAGAGCGACAACCCTGCCCTGCTGCCGCCGGAGGCGCTGGCCGAGACCCTGCCGGAACCGCACCCGAGCTGGATGACGGCGCTGCAGGACGCCTGGCAGGCGCGCTACGTCGGTCGCTAG
- a CDS encoding ABC transporter permease, giving the protein MLRLAPLLIVTLLVGPILAGLTMALLPAFGYLPALGGERLSLAPWRELFAQPGLARSVAVSFASGLVTTAVSLAVVLLFLASVSGSRLDRWIRRMVAPLLSLPHAAAAFGLAFLIAPSGLLARLVSPELSGWQRPPDLLIVNDPWGLTLMAGLVVKEIPFLLLMSLAALPQFDPERRVAMARSLGYRPMTAWLKVVVPALYPLIRLPVYAVIAYATAVVDVALILGPTLPPTLAVSILAWYQDPDLSRRLVASAGAVLQLGVTASALAVWWCLEGLVARLGRAWLARGGRGQGEQPLRLAGKGLILLASLTAFVGLAGLALSSIAGLWRFPDALPQAVTAAHWLRALPTLAGPVATTALIAIGATLIALALTLAALENEQRSGRHPAEGKLLSALTLLYLPLIVPQIAFLFGLVVVMESLGTRPRLWLVIFGHLLFVLPYVFLSLSEAYRRFDPRWSQLALSLGTSRHAVFWRVRLPMLLAPLLTAGAVGLAVSIGQYLPTLLLGAGRIATVTTEAVSLAAGGNRRVIGVWALVQASLPLVGFLIAVGLPRLLWSNRRGMRGSL; this is encoded by the coding sequence ATGCTGCGCCTCGCCCCACTGCTGATCGTCACGCTGCTGGTCGGCCCGATACTGGCCGGCCTGACCATGGCGCTGCTGCCTGCCTTCGGCTATCTGCCGGCGCTGGGCGGCGAACGCCTGAGCCTGGCCCCCTGGCGCGAACTGTTCGCCCAGCCGGGGCTGGCGCGTTCGGTGGCGGTCAGTTTCGCCAGCGGACTGGTCACCACCGCCGTATCGCTCGCCGTGGTGCTGCTGTTCCTGGCCAGCGTGTCGGGCAGCCGGCTGGATCGCTGGATACGGCGTATGGTGGCGCCGCTGCTGTCGCTCCCCCATGCCGCCGCGGCCTTCGGCCTGGCATTCCTCATTGCCCCTTCGGGGCTGTTGGCGCGGCTGGTCTCGCCGGAGCTGTCCGGCTGGCAACGCCCGCCGGACCTGCTGATCGTCAACGACCCCTGGGGGCTGACGCTGATGGCCGGCCTGGTGGTCAAGGAGATCCCGTTCCTGCTGCTGATGAGCCTCGCCGCCCTGCCCCAGTTCGATCCCGAGCGACGCGTGGCCATGGCCCGCTCGCTCGGCTATCGCCCCATGACCGCCTGGCTCAAAGTGGTGGTCCCGGCGCTCTATCCGTTGATACGGCTGCCGGTCTACGCGGTGATCGCCTACGCCACGGCAGTGGTGGATGTCGCCCTGATCCTCGGCCCGACGCTGCCCCCGACCCTCGCCGTGTCGATCCTGGCCTGGTACCAGGACCCCGACCTCTCCCGGCGCTTGGTGGCCTCGGCAGGCGCCGTGCTGCAGCTCGGCGTCACGGCGTCGGCGCTCGCCGTCTGGTGGTGCCTGGAGGGCCTCGTCGCCCGGCTGGGTCGGGCCTGGCTCGCCCGCGGTGGACGCGGCCAGGGCGAGCAGCCGTTGCGCCTGGCGGGCAAGGGGCTGATCCTGCTCGCCTCGCTTACCGCCTTCGTGGGCCTGGCCGGTCTCGCGCTCAGCTCCATCGCGGGCCTATGGCGCTTTCCCGATGCCCTGCCCCAGGCCGTGACCGCCGCTCACTGGTTGCGCGCCCTGCCAACCCTGGCAGGGCCGGTCGCCACCACGGCGCTCATCGCCATCGGCGCGACGCTGATCGCCCTGGCCTTGACGCTGGCGGCGCTCGAGAACGAGCAGCGCAGCGGGCGCCATCCGGCCGAGGGCAAGCTGCTCTCGGCGCTGACGCTGCTCTATCTGCCGCTGATCGTGCCGCAGATCGCCTTTTTGTTCGGCCTGGTGGTGGTGATGGAGTCGCTGGGTACGCGGCCACGGCTATGGCTGGTGATCTTTGGTCATCTGCTGTTCGTGTTGCCCTACGTGTTCCTGTCCCTTTCGGAAGCCTACCGTCGCTTCGACCCGCGCTGGTCGCAGCTCGCCCTTAGCCTTGGCACCTCCCGCCACGCCGTGTTCTGGCGCGTGCGCCTGCCCATGCTGCTCGCCCCGCTGCTCACCGCCGGTGCCGTGGGTCTCGCCGTCAGCATCGGCCAATACCTGCCCACGCTGCTGCTCGGGGCCGGGCGCATCGCCACGGTGACCACCGAGGCGGTGTCGCTGGCCGCCGGAGGCAACCGCCGGGTGATCGGCGTATGGGCACTGGTCCAGGCCAGCCTGCCGCTGGTGGGATTTCTCATTGCCGTGGGCCTGCCGCGGTTGCTCTGGTCCAACCGCCGCGGCATGCGAGGGTCGTTATGA
- a CDS encoding ATP-binding cassette domain-containing protein yields MNTSHHLVLEDIHIALVGSPLLSLDAEIGPGEVLTVMGPSGSGKSTLLAYLAGFLAPSFQASGRILLDGRDISRLPAERRGIGLLFQDPLLFPHLSVAGNLRFGMPRAVPDKAGRIEAALEQVGLGGFGSRDPATLSGGQKARVALMRLLLAEPCAVLLDEPFSKLDRPLRHDMRRLVFDRLREAGLPSLLVTHDREDAEDTGGRVIELSH; encoded by the coding sequence ATGAACACATCCCACCACTTGGTGCTGGAGGATATCCATATCGCTCTGGTCGGGTCGCCCCTGCTGTCACTCGATGCCGAAATCGGCCCAGGCGAGGTGCTCACCGTCATGGGGCCTTCCGGCTCCGGCAAGTCGACCCTGCTGGCCTACCTGGCGGGCTTTCTCGCACCGTCCTTTCAGGCCAGCGGACGGATCCTGCTCGACGGGCGCGACATCAGCCGGCTGCCGGCGGAACGGCGCGGCATCGGCCTGCTGTTCCAGGACCCGCTGCTGTTTCCGCACCTCTCGGTCGCGGGCAACCTGCGCTTCGGCATGCCCCGCGCCGTCCCCGACAAGGCAGGGCGAATCGAGGCAGCGCTGGAGCAGGTTGGCCTGGGAGGTTTCGGGTCGCGCGATCCCGCGACGCTGTCGGGCGGTCAGAAGGCGCGTGTGGCCCTGATGCGCCTGCTGCTCGCCGAGCCCTGCGCCGTGCTGCTCGACGAACCCTTCTCCAAGCTCGACCGACCGCTACGCCACGACATGCGCCGGCTGGTCTTCGACCGGCTGCGCGAGGCGGGCCTGCCCAGCCTGCTCGTCACCCATGACAGGGAGGACGCCGAGGATACCGGCGGCCGGGTGATCGAACTCAGTCACTGA